In Gemmatimonadaceae bacterium, the sequence CGTGGGGCGCATTGCCGATGGCCGATTGCTCATTGATCTGCGCTCGCTGGGCCCGGACGAAGACGCCCTGGCCACCGGTGCGATCGTGACCGCTCAGCGTTAGGCATGCGGCCGGCCGCGTTTCTCGATCGCGATGGCACGATCATCGCCGACGCCCACTACCTCGCCGACGCCTCGCGTGTGCATGCGATGCCCGGCGCCGCGGAGGCGCTCCGCCGCCTCCACGCGCGCGGCGTGGTCCTCGTCATCGTCACCAACCAGAGCGGCATCGCGCAGCGCCTCATCACCGCCGCACAGTATGACGCCGTCCGCCGGCGCGTCGAGTCGCTGTTTGCGCTCGAGGGCGCACCGATCGCCGGTTCGTGGCATTGTCCGCACTATCCCTCGATCAGCGGCCCGTGCGAGTGTCGCAAGCCGCTCACCGGCATGTACCGCGATGCCGCCAAGGCACTCGACCTGGCGATGGATCGCTCGCTCTACGTGGGCGACCGCCGCCGCGACGTGGAGCCCTCGCTGACCCTGGGTGGCTACGGTGTGCTGGTGCCGGCGCCCGACACGCCGGAGGCCGATGTGATCTGGGCCCGCGGACACGCCGACATCGCCGACTCGCTGGAAGAGGCGGCGCAGCGCTACCTGGACTGGCTGGATCGCTCGTGACTCCCCGCGTGCCCTGTCACCTCCCGACAGGGACGGCTACAATGCGCAGGCCATGACTGCACGCATCGCCGTCCTCGCGTCCGGGGGCGGATCGAACCTCCAGGCCATCCTCGACCACTTCGCGGCGCTTGCCGATCGGGCGCCGGGCCGCGTCGTGCTCGTGGCCTCGGACCGGCCGAACGCGCTGGCGCTCGAACGTGGCCGGCGTGCGGGAGCCACAGCCATCGCGCTCAACGAGGCCGCTCGCACCGCGGGATTACGCGACCTGCTGGAAGCACATGCGATCACCCATGTCGCCCTCGCCGGCTACCTCCGTCAGGTCCCGGCCGACGTAACGACCGCCTGGCACGGTCGCATGCTGAACGTGCACCCGGCCCTGCTGCCGGCGTTTGGTGGCAAGGGCATGTATGGCCACCGCGTCCACGAGGCCGTCGTCGCATGCGGCGTCCGCGTCACTGGCGCCACGGTCCACTTCGTGGACGACCAGTACGACCATGGCGCCGTGATCGCGCAGTGGCCCGTACCCGTCTTTCCCGGTGACACGGCGGCCACGGTCGCCGTGCGCGTGCTTGAAGTGGAGCACCAGCTGTTCCCGCCCGTCGTTGCCGCCGTCGCGGCCGGACGCATCACGCTGGACGCGAGCGGCCGCGTGACCGGGCTCCGCACGCCAATGCTGTTTGCCCATTTCGCGGCGAGCGACGCCAGCGGCGCCGCGGACGCCGCGCCCTGGTAAGCCTTCGGATCCGCGCCGCTTCCCACTCATTCCCCTTCGCCCCCTTGCGCGCCCTGCTCTCCGTTTCCGACAAGTCCGGCCTGGTGGAGTTTGCGACCCGACTCGCATCATTGGGCTGGGAATTGCTTTCCACCGGTGGTACCGCGCGCGCACTGCGCGATGCCGGGCTCGCGGTGCGTGACGTCGCCGACGTCACGGGGTTTCCCGAAATGCTCGATGGCCGTGTCAAGACGCTGCACCCGGCCGTACACGGTGGTTTGCTCGCCCGTCGCGATCTGCCAGCCCATATGGAGGCGCTCTCCGCGCACGGTATAGCGCCGATCGACATGGTGGTGGTGAACCTCTACCCCTTTCGTGAGACCGCGGCGAAACCGGGCGTTCACGCCGAAGAGGTCATCGAACAGATCGACATCGGCGGTCCGTCGATGCTGCGCAGCGCGGCCAAGAACCACGACGCGGTGTGGGTCGTGGTCGATCCCTCGGACTATGCGCGCGTCCTGGCGTCAATCACGGCAGGCGACGCCGACCTCGATCTGCGTCGCCTGCTGGCCGAGAAGGTATTTGCGCACACCGCGGCCTACGATGCCGCCATTGCATCGTGGTTCGCCGCGTCGCGTCAGGAGCGTTTTCCGGCCAACATCACGGTGCCGCTCAGCCTCGGCACGTCGCTGCGCTACGGTGAAAATCCGGGGCAGGATGCGGCGTTCTACGTCGAGCGTCCGGGCGAAGGTCTCGACGCCCTCGTCCAGCGCGGCGGCAAGGAACTCTCGTTCAACAACCTGCTCGATCTCGAAGGCGCGCTCCTCGCCACCGATCCATTCAGCGACCTGGCCGCGTGCGCGATCATCAAGCATACGACGCCCTGCGGCATCGGCGTCGCGAGCACGGCGCTCGACGCGTACCACAAGGCGCTCGCCTGCGACCCGGTCTCGGCGTTCGGCTCGGTCATTTCGTTCACGGTGCCTGTGGACGGCGATACCGCCGAGGCTATCTCGTCGTTGTTCGTGGAATGCATCGTGGCCCCGTCCTTCAGCGAGGAGGCGGTCGAGATTCTTGGGCGCAAGAAGAACCTGCGTGTGCTCGAGGGACGCGCCCGATGGTCGTCCGGCATGCTCGACCTCAAGCGCGTGCGCGGAGGCGTGCTGGTGCAGGAACGTTCGCCCACGGCCCTCGGCGATGCGACATGGAAGGTCGTCACACGTCGACAGCCGACCGCCAGGGAGCACGCCGATCTGCTCTTTGCCTGGCGAGCGGTAAGCAGCGTGAAGTCCAACGCGATCGTGCTGGCCCGGGACGGCGCCACCATCGGGATCGGCGCCGGTCAGATGTCGCGCGTGGACGCGGCGTTCCTTGCCGTCCACAAGGCGAAGACCGTCGGTCACGACACCGCCGGCGCTGCCCTCGGATCCGACGCCTTCTTTCCCTTCCGGGATTCGATCGACGGGGTGGCAGATGCCGGAATCACCGCCATCGTGCAGCCCGGCGGCTCGGTGCGCGACGCGGAGGTCATCGCCGCCGCTGATGAAAAGGGGATCGCGATGGCGTTCACCGGGCAGCGCCTCTTTCGCCACTAACGATGCGCTGCGTTGCCTTCCTCCGGGCAATCAATGTCGGCACCCATGTGGTGACCATGGACCGCTTGCGATCACTGTTCGTGGACATGGGCTACGCCGACGCCCAGACGTTCCTGGCCAGCGGCAACGTGATCTTCACGGCACGCGCACCGCGGGAAGCCGATATCGAACAGAAGGTCAGCGCTGCGCTGGAGGCCGCCCTCGGCTATGGCGTGCCTACGTTCATGCGTACGCGGGAAGCACTCGCCGCGGTGTGTGCGGCCACGCCCTTCCCAGCGCAGGACATGCGTGATGCCGTCGCCCTCAACGTCGGGTTCCTCGCCGCCACCCTCGGCAAGGACGCGATCGCGCGGATGAAGTCCTATGACACGGACCTCGACCGCTTCGCCACGATCGGTCGCGAGTTCTACTGGATGAGCCGCACGCGCATGAGCGAGTCGCCCTTCTTCAAGGTGAAGTTCGAGAAGGCGTTCGGGGTGAATGTCACGTTCCGCACGATGTCGATGCTCCAGCGGCTGGCGGCGAAGTACCCCAGCCGGGACTGATCCCCACGCTTCGGCAGCGCACGGCTGAGGGCGCCGAGAATTCCCGGACGGATCCGCCTTGGTCGCGCACCCTCACAGCTCATCTCAAGCGGGTAGCGCGGGGCGCTCATTGAGAGGACGTTTGTTCGCTCATTCACGGCGAGGCCGCCGTCATGACCGGAGTCCGTGTGCTCGTTGGCACGCGAAAAGGTGCTTTCGTCCTGGCCGCCGACGGTCCTCGTCGGGACCGGCAGGTGAGCGGCCCGCACATCGCCGGATGGGAGATGTACCACCTCAATGGCTCACCGGCAGAGCCGAAACGCGTGTATGCGTCGCAGTCGAGCGGGTGGTTCGGGCAGCTCTTCCAACGCTCGAACGACGGCGGCGAGACGTGGGAGCCGGTGGGCAACGAGTCCACGTATCGTGGGACACCGGGAACGCACCAGTGGTACGACGGCACGCCGCACCTGTGGAGGTTTGCGCGTGTATGGCATCTGGAGCCCTCGCACTCGGATCCCGACACCTTCGACGCGTACATCGCGCGATGTCACGCACGTGCGGGCGTCGAAAGGTGGGGATCGGTCGCCGAACGTTCGAGTGCTTCCGCACCACCGTCCAGGTTAAGCCGTGCCGCCTTCACAAGGAGATAGTCGCGTTCGGGTCGACTGGTCGTGCGTTCCGCGGCGGCTCGGTAGTGGCGCATCGCCGCCTGAAGGTCTCCCAGCATCTCGCAGAGGTGCCCGCGAACTGCATCCAGACGGTAGTGGCTGCTGATTCGAGGGTCGCCGTCCAGAGGCCGCAAGTGTTCCAGGCCGGCCGCGGCGCCATGCACCATGGCCACAGCCACGGCCTGGTTGAGCACGACGACGGGGTTGTCGGAGAGCCGGCACAGCAGTTCGTACAGCGCGAGGATCTGTGCCCAATCGGTCGCCGCGAAATCGTGGGCCTCGTCGTGCAACGCCGCGATGGCCGCCTGCACCTGGTACGGACCCACCCGGCCTCGCGACAGCGCCGCGGAGACCAGGGCCACCCCCTCGTCGATGAGGCCGCGGTTCCAACGCGACCGATCCTGCTCGTCGAGCGGGATGAGCGATCCCTGCGCATCCGTGCGTGCTTCGCGGCGCGCGTCGGTGAGGAGCATCAGCGCCAGCAGGCCCGAGACCTCCGCGTCGTCAGGCAGCGCGGCGTGCAGACCAC encodes:
- a CDS encoding HAD-IIIA family hydrolase; amino-acid sequence: MRPAAFLDRDGTIIADAHYLADASRVHAMPGAAEALRRLHARGVVLVIVTNQSGIAQRLITAAQYDAVRRRVESLFALEGAPIAGSWHCPHYPSISGPCECRKPLTGMYRDAAKALDLAMDRSLYVGDRRRDVEPSLTLGGYGVLVPAPDTPEADVIWARGHADIADSLEEAAQRYLDWLDRS
- a CDS encoding phosphoribosylglycinamide formyltransferase, whose translation is MTARIAVLASGGGSNLQAILDHFAALADRAPGRVVLVASDRPNALALERGRRAGATAIALNEAARTAGLRDLLEAHAITHVALAGYLRQVPADVTTAWHGRMLNVHPALLPAFGGKGMYGHRVHEAVVACGVRVTGATVHFVDDQYDHGAVIAQWPVPVFPGDTAATVAVRVLEVEHQLFPPVVAAVAAGRITLDASGRVTGLRTPMLFAHFAASDASGAADAAPW
- the purH gene encoding bifunctional phosphoribosylaminoimidazolecarboxamide formyltransferase/IMP cyclohydrolase; the encoded protein is MRALLSVSDKSGLVEFATRLASLGWELLSTGGTARALRDAGLAVRDVADVTGFPEMLDGRVKTLHPAVHGGLLARRDLPAHMEALSAHGIAPIDMVVVNLYPFRETAAKPGVHAEEVIEQIDIGGPSMLRSAAKNHDAVWVVVDPSDYARVLASITAGDADLDLRRLLAEKVFAHTAAYDAAIASWFAASRQERFPANITVPLSLGTSLRYGENPGQDAAFYVERPGEGLDALVQRGGKELSFNNLLDLEGALLATDPFSDLAACAIIKHTTPCGIGVASTALDAYHKALACDPVSAFGSVISFTVPVDGDTAEAISSLFVECIVAPSFSEEAVEILGRKKNLRVLEGRARWSSGMLDLKRVRGGVLVQERSPTALGDATWKVVTRRQPTAREHADLLFAWRAVSSVKSNAIVLARDGATIGIGAGQMSRVDAAFLAVHKAKTVGHDTAGAALGSDAFFPFRDSIDGVADAGITAIVQPGGSVRDAEVIAAADEKGIAMAFTGQRLFRH
- a CDS encoding DUF1697 domain-containing protein → MRCVAFLRAINVGTHVVTMDRLRSLFVDMGYADAQTFLASGNVIFTARAPREADIEQKVSAALEAALGYGVPTFMRTREALAAVCAATPFPAQDMRDAVALNVGFLAATLGKDAIARMKSYDTDLDRFATIGREFYWMSRTRMSESPFFKVKFEKAFGVNVTFRTMSMLQRLAAKYPSRD